From Lujinxingia vulgaris, a single genomic window includes:
- a CDS encoding metal-dependent hydrolase gives MALAGVKVQWLGHSTFVITTPEGKNILVDPWVRSNPKCPAEAHDISPDAILITHGHNDHIGDVFEVADRCSGPIVGIFDLTTWLGSRGVASDKLVGMNKGGTVELEALDVRVSMTDARHSSSFTDEDGTVIYLGEPAGFVVEFSSGESLYIAGDTALFGDMAWIAEIYGPTVGILPIGDHFTMDPLQAALAADLLELEAVIPCHYGTFEALTGTPQELVEYLETYELEVDVIALEPGQAHSF, from the coding sequence ATGGCGTTGGCAGGCGTAAAAGTACAGTGGCTGGGGCATTCGACCTTTGTGATCACCACCCCCGAGGGCAAGAACATCCTGGTGGACCCCTGGGTGCGCTCGAACCCCAAATGCCCCGCAGAGGCGCATGATATCAGCCCCGACGCCATCCTGATCACCCACGGCCATAACGACCATATCGGCGATGTCTTTGAGGTGGCCGATCGCTGCTCGGGCCCCATCGTGGGCATCTTCGATCTGACCACCTGGCTCGGGAGCCGCGGCGTGGCCTCCGACAAGCTTGTGGGCATGAACAAGGGCGGTACCGTCGAGCTCGAAGCGCTCGATGTGCGCGTTTCGATGACCGACGCGCGCCATAGCTCCTCGTTCACAGACGAGGACGGCACGGTCATCTACCTTGGCGAGCCGGCCGGTTTTGTCGTGGAGTTCTCCAGTGGCGAGTCGCTCTACATCGCCGGCGACACCGCGCTCTTTGGCGATATGGCCTGGATCGCCGAGATCTACGGCCCCACCGTGGGTATTCTGCCCATCGGCGACCACTTCACCATGGATCCCCTCCAGGCGGCGCTGGCCGCCGATCTCCTGGAGCTTGAGGCGGTGATCCCCTGCCACTACGGCACCTTTGAAGCGCTGACCGGCACCCCGCAAGAACTCGTGGAGTACCTGGAAACCTACGAGCTTGAGGTCGACGTGATCGCGCTGGAGCCGGGGCAGGCGCATAGCTTCTAA
- a CDS encoding fluoride efflux transporter FluC — protein sequence MNWEMAALVGAGGALGALMRFALTRALAGFSNRRGFPLNTLLINLGGSALLGALMASARSADIPIYESPLLMFAGLGFCGAFTTFSTFAVETRQLLASSGWRALEYVVLTVGGAVGSFALALTLCA from the coding sequence GTGAACTGGGAGATGGCAGCCCTTGTGGGTGCGGGCGGGGCGTTGGGCGCGCTTATGCGTTTTGCCCTCACGCGCGCGCTGGCGGGATTCTCCAACCGACGGGGGTTTCCGCTCAACACCCTGCTCATCAACCTGGGGGGCAGCGCCCTGCTGGGCGCGCTGATGGCCTCCGCCCGGAGCGCCGACATCCCGATTTACGAGAGCCCCCTCTTGATGTTTGCCGGGCTCGGGTTCTGCGGGGCGTTTACGACCTTTTCGACCTTCGCGGTGGAGACCCGGCAGCTTCTGGCGAGCTCGGGCTGGCGAGCGTTGGAGTACGTGGTCCTGACGGTGGGTGGGGCTGTGGGGAGCTTTGCGCTGGCTCTGACGCTGTGTGCCTGA
- a CDS encoding fluoride efflux transporter FluC codes for MPTSPPTHLATLGLVALGGALGALLRASVGLALPAMGAMPTGTLAANLIGCLLLGYVAAKVATLSRPPAWLQQGVGVGLLGSFTSTSTFASEAFWLVADASPGLMATYVALSLAGGLALAALGARLGGAPLSHAGGGA; via the coding sequence ATGCCCACCTCCCCCCCGACCCACCTGGCCACGCTTGGGCTCGTCGCCCTGGGCGGCGCGCTCGGCGCGCTGCTGCGCGCTAGCGTGGGGCTGGCGCTGCCGGCCATGGGGGCGATGCCCACGGGCACGCTTGCGGCAAACCTCATCGGTTGCCTGCTGCTGGGGTATGTGGCGGCGAAGGTCGCGACCTTGAGCCGACCGCCGGCCTGGCTGCAGCAGGGCGTGGGCGTGGGGCTGTTGGGGTCGTTCACCTCCACCTCGACCTTCGCGTCGGAGGCGTTCTGGCTTGTGGCAGACGCGTCGCCGGGGCTTATGGCGACCTACGTGGCGCTCTCGCTTGCCGGGGGCCTGGCGCTGGCGGCGCTGGGCGCGCGTCTGGGCGGCGCGCCCCTTTCACACGCCGGAGGTGGGGCGTGA